The following are from one region of the Canis lupus baileyi chromosome 25, mCanLup2.hap1, whole genome shotgun sequence genome:
- the H1-7 gene encoding testis-specific H1 histone codes for MAEVAGLTGDPKAIEVKTQLGAEKTLTTPPRRGPRSVLKVSQLLLRAITAHKGLTLAALKKEFGNAGYEVRRKCCRPSGEAPKSDVKGTLLRVSGRDASGYFRVWKTPKPKRKPGRPRLAEGARSSRRSLPAPRSPRRRSTHRRAAKKAREVWRRSTRANARVRKIRARAKDSVRSRAREEARAKVMEERKGRTLKEDNRPRTREERSRPGLKPREEKQQDQEKPVKRTLQKTTLVKTDRNSSSQGKTHEPRAARTKTSMKCESARNAAGCL; via the coding sequence ATGGCTGAGGTGGCTGGGCTCACTGGTGATCCCAAAGCCATTGAAGTTAAAACCCAGCTGGGCGCCGAAAAAACCCTGACGACACCGCCCAGGAGGGGCCCGCGCTCGGTGCTCAAAGTCTCCCAGCTGTTGCTCCGAGCCATCACTGCGCACAAAGGGCTGACCCTTGCTGCCCTCAAGAAGGAGTTTGGAAATGCTGGCTACGAAGTGCGCAGGAAGTGCTGCCGCCCCTCGGGCGAAGCACCCAAGTCTGATGTGAAGGGCACGCTTCTGCGGGTCAGCGGCAGGGACGCCTCGGGCTACTTCAGGGTCTGGAAGACTCCGAAGCCCAAGAGAAAGCCAGGACGCCCGAGGTTGGCGGAGGGCGCGCGCTCTTCGCGGAGGAGCCTTCCGGCGCCGCGGAGCCCACGGAGGCGCAGCACGCATCGCAGGGCGGCCAAGAAGGCCAGGGAAGTATGGAGACGGAGCACCAGGGCAAACGCGAGGGTGCGGAAGATAAGGGCAAGAGCCAAGGACTCGGTGCGTTCCAGAGCCAGGGAGGAAGCGAGGGCTAAGGTgatggaggagaggaaaggacGGACCCTGAAGGAAGACAACAGGCCTAGGACCCGGGAAGAGAGGAGCAGGCCAGGCTTGAAGCCCAGGGAAGAGAAGCAGCAAGACCAGGAGAAGCCGGTAAAACGCACCCTCCAGAAGACAACCTTGGTGAAGACTGACCGCAATTCTAGCAGTCAGGGGAAGACTCATGAGCCAAGGGCTGCCCGCACAAAGACTTCCATGAAATGTGAAAGTGCTCGGAATGCAGCCGGGTGCCTGTAG